Proteins co-encoded in one Quercus robur chromosome 8, dhQueRobu3.1, whole genome shotgun sequence genomic window:
- the LOC126694424 gene encoding crocetin glucosyltransferase, chloroplastic-like: protein MNSQHFLLISCTGQGHINPTLQLAIRLIHGGARVTFATTVHGLKQIKKFPSLEGLSYASFSDGFDNGNKPIDDPQHIMSEFKRVGSQTLANLIVKLSNDEHHKVTFLVYTILLPWAADVARDMGIPSAFLSIQSTAALAIYQKYFNAHDGMYHIYENSPPNSIQFKGLPPFASSDLPSFLLPTSPHNSVIPTFQEHIQTLEKDPNPCVLLNTFDALEEAAIEAVVNLNLIPIGPLVPSTFFDTKDQSGNSPFGCDLFESSKDYLHWLNSKPNNSVVYVSFGSLVTLQGKQMEEIFHGLVETDRPFLWVIRASENGGSEIEDTIKNKLKEETRGLIVPWCSQVEVLCHHSVGCFLTHCGWNSTLESIVAGVPVVACPHFSDQIMNAKMVEEVWGTGIKAKVNEEEVVERAEIKRCLEMVMGAAEKGEEIRKNAKKWKSLAVQAVKEGGSSHTHFKLFMERFHID from the coding sequence ATGAACAGCCAACACTTCCTTCTCATATCCTGCACAGGCCAAGGCCATATTAACCCTACTCTCCAACTCGCCATACGCCTAATACACGGCGGCGCACGAGTGACCTTTGCCACCACCGTCCATGgcctcaaacaaataaaaaaattcccttcACTTGAGGGCCTATCCTATGCCTCTTTCTCCGATGGCTTTGATAATGGAAACAAACCAATTGACGACCCACAACACATCATGTCCGAGTTCAAGCGTGTCGGCTCTCAAACACTCGCCAACTTGATTGTCAAACTCTCAAATGACGAGCATCACAAGGTCACCTTCTTAGTCTACACCATCCTTCTCCCATGGGCTGCTGATGTGGCACGTGATATGGGTATACCTTCTGCTTTTCTCAGCATTCAGTCCACTGCAGCACTTGCTATCTACCAGAAATACTTCAATGCCCATGATGGTATGTATCACATTTATGAAAATAGCCCCCCAAATTCTATACAGTTCAAAGGGTTGCCACCATTTGCTTCCTCGGACCTACCTTCGTTTCTCTTACCAACTAGTCCACACAATTCAGTCATACCTACCTTTCAGGAACATATCCAAACCCTTGAAAAAGATCCCAACCCATGTGTGTTACTGAACACCTTTGATGCTCTAGAAGAAGCGGCAATCGAAGCCGTTGTTAATTTGAATCTAATACCAATCGGACCATTGGTTCCATCTACTTTTTTCGACACAAAAGACCAGTCTGGTAATTCCCCGTTTGGATGTGACTTGTTTGAGAGCTCTAAGGACTATCTTCATTGGCTAAACTCAAAGCCAAATAACTCGGTGGTTTATGTGTCTTTTGGAAGCCTAGTTACGTTGcaaggaaagcaaatggaaGAGATTTTTCATGGACTTGTTGAAACCGACCGTCCATTCTTGTGGGTAATTCGAGCTTCAGAGAACGGAGGATCGGAAATAGAGGACACGATAAAGAATAAGTTGAAGGAAGAAACACGAGGGTTAATAGTGCCATGGTGTTCACAGGTTGAGGTGCTGTGTCACCATTCAGTGGGCTGTTTCTTGACACATTGCGGGTGGAACTCGACCTTGGAGAGTATCGTAGCCGGAGTGCCGGTGGTGGCTTGTCCACATTTTTCAGATCAAATTATGAATGCCAAGATGGTGGAGGAGGTGTGGGGGACTGGAATTAAAGCGAAGGTGAATGAAGAAGAAGTTGTGGAGAGGGCAGAAATAAAGAGGTGCCTGGAGATGGTGATGGGAGCTGCAGAGAAAGGGGAAGAGATAAGGAAGAATGCTAAGAAATGGAAAAGCTTGGCTGTGCAAGCTGTGAAGGAGGGTGGTTCTTCACACACCCATTTCAAGCTTTTCATGGAAAGGTTTCACATAGATTAA